A region of Longimicrobium sp. DNA encodes the following proteins:
- a CDS encoding DUF2339 domain-containing protein, with translation MHDFEALAARMERLERTVEELARRLPAAEAGSAAHALPPRVPVRPAAAGRVPREAIRWDGQLWLNRLGIGLLLLGVALLFRYSIDMGWTTPGVRVGFGTAVGVTLLAAGLRIGEKRRFGSVLVGGGIAVFYIVGWAAFNLYSLVGYTAAFAGAVAVTALAFWLALRKDEPALGIMGAIGGLGTPLLLGLSYGTPRGLAIYTCIIIGWTAALHLKRSWRWVLWTTLAFGWVLLCRYAYHVALPDRLVTADAWVLQGAAVFAWACTGLLPLLVRLRLTGERRWSDLDAMHWYGVALVPPGAALLVTGLVWTLPGERWGATATAVSALYAAAAYLLWSRDRRLARVLALAASVMLTVGMIGALKGNVLLAGIAAQSLALHALAGKGGGVALRWTAHKAYVGAGAWLIIRLAVDPGAGLASSSTAVLVLACGFAASYLVHRHGEMLAYRYFVHGALLCFLWRELARMDGGEGFATVAWGAYALGLLLFGMWRARPLVEKTALATLLVVVSKLFLVDLAALEAIYRILLFLGFGAVFLFFSYALQTWLRPRAAEPPPASRVAG, from the coding sequence ATGCACGACTTCGAGGCCCTCGCCGCCCGCATGGAGCGGCTGGAACGCACCGTCGAAGAGCTGGCCCGCCGCCTCCCCGCCGCGGAGGCCGGCTCGGCTGCGCACGCGCTCCCGCCGCGCGTTCCCGTGCGCCCCGCCGCGGCGGGGCGCGTCCCGCGCGAGGCGATCCGTTGGGACGGGCAGCTCTGGCTGAACCGGCTGGGGATAGGGCTCCTCCTGCTGGGCGTCGCGCTCCTCTTCCGCTACTCCATCGACATGGGGTGGACCACGCCGGGGGTGCGCGTGGGCTTCGGCACCGCCGTCGGCGTCACGCTGCTGGCGGCCGGTCTGCGCATCGGGGAGAAGCGCCGCTTTGGCTCGGTGCTGGTAGGGGGCGGGATCGCGGTCTTCTACATCGTGGGATGGGCCGCCTTCAACCTGTACTCGCTGGTCGGCTACACGGCGGCGTTCGCGGGCGCGGTCGCGGTCACGGCGCTCGCCTTCTGGCTGGCGCTGCGCAAGGACGAGCCGGCGCTCGGCATCATGGGCGCCATCGGCGGGTTGGGGACGCCGCTGCTGCTGGGGCTTTCCTACGGCACGCCGCGCGGCCTCGCCATCTACACCTGCATCATCATCGGCTGGACGGCGGCGCTGCACCTGAAGCGGAGCTGGCGCTGGGTGCTGTGGACGACGCTGGCCTTCGGGTGGGTGCTGCTGTGCCGCTACGCGTACCACGTGGCGCTTCCGGACCGCCTCGTCACCGCCGACGCGTGGGTGCTGCAGGGCGCGGCAGTCTTCGCGTGGGCCTGTACGGGGCTCCTGCCGCTCCTGGTACGCCTGCGCCTGACGGGCGAGCGGCGCTGGTCGGACCTGGACGCGATGCACTGGTACGGCGTCGCGCTGGTGCCGCCGGGCGCCGCGCTCCTGGTCACCGGGCTGGTGTGGACGCTTCCTGGCGAGCGCTGGGGCGCCACGGCGACGGCGGTCTCGGCGCTCTACGCCGCCGCCGCCTACCTCCTCTGGTCGCGCGACCGGCGGCTGGCGCGGGTGCTCGCGCTCGCCGCGTCGGTGATGCTGACGGTGGGAATGATCGGCGCGCTGAAGGGGAACGTGCTGCTGGCCGGGATCGCGGCGCAGTCGCTGGCGCTTCACGCGCTCGCCGGGAAGGGGGGCGGGGTCGCGCTGCGCTGGACGGCGCACAAGGCGTACGTTGGCGCGGGGGCTTGGCTGATCATCCGCCTCGCCGTGGACCCGGGGGCGGGGCTGGCGAGCTCGTCCACGGCGGTGCTGGTGCTGGCGTGCGGGTTCGCGGCGTCGTACCTCGTGCACCGGCACGGGGAGATGCTCGCCTACCGCTACTTCGTCCATGGCGCCCTGCTCTGCTTCCTCTGGCGCGAGCTGGCGCGGATGGACGGCGGCGAGGGGTTCGCGACGGTGGCGTGGGGCGCGTACGCGCTGGGGCTGCTCCTCTTCGGGATGTGGCGCGCCCGCCCGCTGGTGGAGAAGACGGCGCTCGCCACCCTGCTGGTGGTCGTCTCGAAGCTCTTCCTGGTGGACCTGGCGGCGCTGGAGGCGATCTACCGAATCCTACTGTTCCTGGGCTTCGGGGCCGTGTTCCTATTCTTCAGCTACGCCCTGCAGACGTGGCTCCGTCCGCGCGCGGCGGAGCCGCCCCCTGCCTCCCGCGTCGCCGGTTGA
- a CDS encoding thioesterase family protein, with protein MNLILRLFYVLLWGMRGARLQPLDESVVKFRVFPNDLDTNLHMNNGRYLTLMDLGRLDLLVRLGVVREVRRRRWNPVVASLAIRYRRSLAPWQSYELRTRLVGWDDRWFFMEQRFTRGGQTMAVAMVKALFVGPGGRVAPQELVDATGYAVEPPEIPESIRRWEDAEDDLLEQRELATRDG; from the coding sequence ATGAACCTGATCCTCCGGCTCTTCTACGTGCTCCTTTGGGGGATGCGCGGCGCGCGGCTCCAGCCGCTGGACGAGTCCGTGGTGAAGTTCCGGGTCTTTCCGAACGACCTGGACACCAACCTCCACATGAACAACGGCCGCTACCTCACGCTGATGGACCTGGGGCGGCTGGACCTGCTGGTGCGCCTGGGCGTGGTGCGCGAGGTGCGCCGGCGGCGCTGGAACCCGGTGGTCGCATCGCTCGCCATCCGCTACCGCCGCTCGCTGGCGCCGTGGCAGAGCTACGAGCTGAGGACGCGGCTGGTGGGGTGGGACGACCGCTGGTTTTTCATGGAACAGCGCTTCACCCGCGGCGGCCAGACGATGGCCGTGGCCATGGTGAAGGCGCTCTTCGTGGGTCCGGGCGGGCGGGTCGCGCCGCAGGAGCTGGTGGATGCGACGGGCTACGCCGTGGAGCCGCCGGAGATTCCAGAGTCGATTCGCAGATGGGAAGATGCCGAGGACGACCTCCTCGAGCAGCGGGAGCTTGCGACCCGGGATGGATGA
- a CDS encoding alanine racemase, with protein MRLDDLETPAALVDVERMEANLRRAAEYCRAHGLDWRPHAKTHKTPELAAEQVRLGAVGVTVATPREAEVMATTVDDILLAYPPFGASKLERLMRLPGHVRLTVGLDSAEALDALAEAARRAGRTAGVLVELDAGMGRVGLGSPEHAVELARRASETPGVEYRGIMFYPGHIRGPVAEQDEALAALNARLAERIAALADAGLRPRVVSGGSTPTFWRSHEVAGITELRPGTNIFNDRTTAEIGACVWDECAYSVLATVVSTAVAGQAVVDAGSKALAKEELRATGGGYGALLEHPEVVVKAVSEEHGLLDLGATDWRPRVGDRVRIVPNHVCVSVNLQERLWGVRGDEVAAEWEIAGRGRAPWVARTQAAAVG; from the coding sequence ATGAGGCTGGACGATCTGGAGACGCCCGCGGCGCTGGTGGACGTGGAGCGGATGGAGGCGAACCTGCGGCGCGCGGCCGAGTACTGCCGCGCGCATGGGCTCGACTGGCGGCCGCACGCGAAGACGCACAAGACGCCGGAGCTGGCGGCCGAGCAGGTGCGGCTGGGCGCCGTCGGCGTAACGGTGGCGACGCCGCGCGAGGCGGAGGTGATGGCGACGACGGTGGACGACATCCTCCTCGCGTATCCGCCCTTTGGCGCCAGCAAGCTGGAGCGGCTGATGCGCCTCCCCGGGCACGTGCGCCTGACCGTAGGGCTGGACTCGGCGGAGGCGCTGGACGCGCTGGCGGAGGCGGCGCGCCGGGCCGGGCGGACGGCGGGGGTGCTGGTGGAGCTCGACGCGGGGATGGGACGCGTCGGCCTCGGGTCGCCGGAGCACGCGGTGGAGCTGGCGCGGCGGGCGAGCGAGACACCCGGGGTGGAGTACCGGGGTATCATGTTCTACCCGGGACACATCCGCGGCCCCGTCGCGGAGCAGGACGAGGCCCTCGCCGCACTCAATGCCCGCCTCGCCGAGCGCATCGCGGCGCTGGCGGATGCCGGGCTGCGGCCACGGGTGGTGAGCGGCGGATCGACGCCGACCTTCTGGCGCTCGCACGAGGTGGCGGGGATCACCGAGCTGCGCCCCGGCACCAACATCTTCAACGACCGCACCACGGCCGAGATCGGCGCGTGTGTGTGGGACGAGTGCGCGTACTCCGTGCTCGCCACAGTGGTCAGCACGGCGGTGGCGGGGCAGGCGGTGGTGGATGCGGGCTCCAAGGCGCTCGCCAAGGAGGAGCTGCGCGCCACCGGTGGCGGCTACGGCGCGCTCCTGGAGCACCCCGAGGTCGTGGTCAAGGCCGTCTCCGAAGAGCACGGCCTGCTCGACCTGGGCGCGACCGACTGGCGCCCGCGCGTCGGCGACCGGGTGCGCATCGTCCCCAACCACGTGTGCGTGTCGGTGAACCTGCAGGAGCGGCTGTGGGGCGTGCGCGGCGACGAGGTGGCGGCGGAGTGGGAGATCGCGGGGCGCGGGCGCGCGCCTTGGGTGGCGCGGACGCAAGCGGCTGCCGTTGGCTGA
- the dnaG gene encoding DNA primase yields MPIPDHLVEQVRQQADLVEIVSEHTRLKRSGRTFRGPCPLHGGDGPNFSVDPAKGYYKCFVCGEGGTVFTFLMKHLGMSYPEAIRTVAERVGIEIPDERARRQEVDPNQPLYEVNAFAADWFRKRLWDDERGKPAREYLERRGITRETAERFGLGWAPEEWTALGEAARKHGIDNGRLLALGLAKESKNGRDPYDAFRARIIFPIEDLSGRVVAFGGRILGEADERTPKYLNSPESPVYHKGNVLYGLGWSRGAIRKEEAVLVVEGYMDYVSLAAHGVGNAVAPLGTAMTQEQCELIARYAPRAILLYDSDKAGLKATFRTGDELLRAGLEVLVATLPEGEDPDSLVRNKGQAALRRFLDDAVDVMERKIQILERKDFFSSIKGTRQAIDSLLPTVRAASDELVRGVYIQRISEKTGVPRETLEREVAEAAARDPRAPGPLERRRRDEGRRAEDFAQRPARKDMRTNAERSLLLLMVHDERWVEEAAKHVEADALLLPLHRTLFQGLLDAEGQRDAEGEWLTRFPAEVQPLLEELRGDPEIASMVPAEAFFRGSVSQILERAHLERLAELNRELNIAGPEQQMLLLREKAQLVKVMRENGYLRRTGFVQALTQSTPRYGAGPD; encoded by the coding sequence TTGCCCATTCCGGATCACCTCGTCGAACAGGTCCGACAGCAGGCGGACCTCGTGGAGATCGTCTCGGAGCACACGCGCCTCAAGCGCTCCGGGAGGACCTTCCGCGGGCCGTGCCCGTTGCACGGCGGCGACGGGCCCAACTTTTCGGTCGATCCGGCGAAGGGGTACTACAAGTGCTTCGTCTGCGGGGAGGGGGGGACGGTCTTCACCTTTCTGATGAAGCACCTGGGGATGAGCTATCCCGAGGCGATCCGCACGGTGGCGGAGCGCGTGGGGATCGAGATCCCGGACGAGCGGGCGCGGCGCCAGGAAGTCGATCCCAACCAGCCGCTGTACGAGGTCAACGCCTTCGCGGCGGACTGGTTCAGGAAGCGGCTCTGGGACGACGAGCGCGGCAAGCCGGCACGCGAGTACCTGGAGCGGCGCGGCATCACCCGCGAGACGGCGGAGCGCTTCGGTCTGGGGTGGGCGCCCGAGGAGTGGACCGCGCTGGGCGAGGCCGCGCGCAAGCACGGCATCGACAACGGGCGCCTGCTGGCGCTCGGTCTGGCGAAGGAGTCGAAGAACGGGCGTGACCCCTACGACGCCTTCCGCGCGCGCATCATCTTCCCCATCGAGGACCTGAGCGGGCGCGTGGTGGCGTTCGGGGGGCGCATCCTTGGCGAGGCGGACGAGCGCACGCCCAAGTACCTCAACTCCCCCGAGTCGCCCGTCTACCACAAGGGCAACGTCCTCTACGGCCTGGGATGGAGTCGCGGCGCCATCCGCAAGGAAGAGGCGGTGCTGGTGGTGGAGGGGTACATGGACTACGTCTCCCTCGCCGCGCACGGGGTGGGTAACGCCGTGGCGCCGCTGGGGACGGCGATGACGCAGGAGCAGTGCGAGCTGATCGCCCGCTACGCCCCGCGCGCCATCCTCCTGTACGACAGCGACAAGGCCGGCCTCAAGGCCACCTTTCGCACCGGCGACGAGCTCCTGCGCGCCGGCCTCGAGGTCCTCGTCGCCACGCTGCCGGAGGGGGAGGACCCCGACTCGCTCGTCCGCAACAAGGGGCAGGCCGCGCTCCGCCGCTTCCTGGACGACGCGGTGGACGTGATGGAGCGCAAGATCCAGATCCTGGAGCGCAAGGACTTCTTCTCCAGCATCAAGGGCACCCGCCAGGCGATCGACTCCCTCCTCCCCACCGTCCGCGCCGCCTCCGATGAGCTGGTCCGCGGCGTGTACATCCAGCGCATCTCCGAGAAGACGGGCGTTCCGCGCGAGACGCTGGAGCGCGAGGTGGCGGAGGCCGCGGCGCGTGATCCCCGCGCGCCCGGCCCGCTCGAGCGCCGCCGCCGCGACGAAGGTCGCCGCGCCGAGGATTTCGCGCAGAGGCCCGCGCGCAAGGACATGCGCACCAACGCCGAGCGCTCGCTCCTCCTGCTGATGGTGCACGACGAACGCTGGGTGGAGGAGGCGGCGAAGCACGTGGAGGCGGACGCCCTGTTGCTCCCTCTCCACCGAACCCTCTTTCAGGGGCTTCTGGACGCCGAGGGTCAGCGTGATGCCGAAGGCGAGTGGCTCACCCGCTTCCCCGCCGAGGTGCAGCCGCTCCTCGAAGAGCTGCGCGGCGACCCCGAGATCGCGTCGATGGTGCCGGCCGAGGCGTTCTTTCGCGGGAGCGTGTCGCAGATCCTGGAGCGGGCGCACCTCGAGCGCCTGGCCGAGCTGAACCGCGAGCTCAACATCGCCGGCCCGGAGCAGCAGATGCTCCTCCTTCGCGAAAAGGCGCAGCTCGTAAAGGTGATGCGCGAGAACGGCTATCTCCGCCGGACGGGCTTCGTGCAGGCGCTCACGCAGAGCACGCCGCGCTATGGCGCCGGACCGGACTGA
- a CDS encoding endonuclease MutS2 yields the protein MNPHALNVLEYRDALGIVAGYASSSLGGDAVRALEPSADLGWIEPELARVDQMRGFLRGDSGWYIPAIPDVRDPLRKLRVEGSVLDGSQLRDVATLLASSRVTRRAIQGQAASFPLLAMLAGALVEAEKEETEIGRTIDDHGTVRDEASPLLYRTRREIKSARNRLVEKLAAYVSSLPAHYQVPDASVTVREGRFVIPIRREGRGEVGGIVHDESGTGATLFVEPPVAVEMMNRLRELEATEQREVTRILRELSARLRPMQPELLATLDAMVALDSVYARARYAIKSDGHVPRLLPAGTEEYEVVNGYHPVLQARSAAVVPFDLRMDAGERTLLISGPNTGGKTVLLKAIGLISLLTQSGIIPPVGPRSKLPVYRQVFADIGDEQSIEASLSTFSAHLKNLREALDGADWEALVLTDEIGSGTDPVEGGVLARAILIELTRRSAFTVATTHLGQLKLLATEERGVVNASLQFDAERLQPTYRLVKGIPGRSYGLAIARRLGMAESVLEHAESALPQGERDVARLLLDLEAKELRLSEATVALERQLAETRALQQALEERERSLKEKERDAERRARQQARDLLLRSRAEVEAAIQEVRGVADAAQLEEAARAARRRVEEAATRQRERVPQERNKAGAHPDRPAGAVALEAGVRVRIESLGRTGTVVEVRDGKALVEAGSIRLLLPREDLSPLPAGDQQRERSKPTAGYYSHTSEAHPEVDLRGMRVDEVETVLGRAVDDAILAGLPSFRIIHGKGTGALRAHVRDLIKNDRRILTSRTGELFEGGTGVTVVEFG from the coding sequence ATGAATCCGCACGCTCTCAACGTCCTGGAGTACCGCGACGCGCTGGGCATCGTCGCAGGCTACGCATCATCGTCGCTCGGCGGGGACGCGGTGCGTGCGCTGGAGCCCTCGGCCGACCTCGGGTGGATCGAGCCGGAGCTGGCGCGCGTGGACCAGATGCGCGGCTTCCTCCGCGGCGACTCGGGGTGGTACATCCCGGCGATCCCGGACGTGCGCGACCCGCTCCGCAAGCTGCGCGTGGAAGGCTCCGTCCTCGACGGCAGCCAGCTCCGCGACGTGGCGACGCTCCTCGCATCTTCGCGGGTGACGCGGCGCGCGATCCAGGGTCAGGCGGCGAGCTTTCCGCTCCTGGCGATGCTCGCTGGCGCGCTGGTGGAGGCGGAGAAGGAGGAGACGGAGATCGGGCGCACCATCGACGACCACGGCACCGTGCGCGACGAGGCCTCGCCGCTCCTCTACCGCACGCGGCGCGAGATCAAGAGCGCGCGCAACCGGCTGGTGGAGAAGCTGGCGGCCTACGTTTCGTCGCTCCCGGCGCACTACCAGGTGCCGGACGCGTCGGTGACGGTGCGCGAGGGGCGCTTCGTGATCCCCATCCGCCGCGAGGGGCGTGGCGAGGTGGGCGGGATCGTGCACGACGAGAGCGGAACGGGGGCGACCCTCTTCGTGGAGCCGCCCGTCGCGGTGGAGATGATGAACCGCCTCCGCGAGCTGGAGGCGACGGAGCAGCGCGAGGTCACGCGCATCCTGCGCGAGCTCTCCGCCCGGCTGCGGCCGATGCAGCCTGAGCTGCTGGCGACGCTGGACGCGATGGTGGCGCTGGACTCGGTGTACGCCCGCGCGCGCTACGCCATCAAGTCGGACGGGCACGTGCCGCGGCTCCTCCCGGCGGGGACGGAGGAGTACGAGGTGGTGAACGGATACCACCCGGTGCTCCAGGCGCGCAGCGCGGCGGTCGTTCCCTTCGACCTGCGGATGGACGCGGGGGAGCGGACGCTGCTGATCTCAGGGCCCAACACCGGCGGCAAGACGGTGCTGCTGAAGGCGATCGGGCTGATCTCGCTCCTGACGCAGAGCGGGATCATCCCGCCGGTGGGGCCGCGCTCGAAGCTCCCCGTCTACCGCCAGGTGTTCGCCGACATCGGCGACGAGCAGAGCATCGAGGCGTCGCTCTCCACCTTTTCCGCGCACCTCAAGAACCTGCGCGAGGCGCTGGACGGCGCGGACTGGGAGGCGCTGGTGCTGACGGACGAGATCGGGAGCGGGACGGACCCGGTGGAGGGCGGCGTGCTGGCCCGCGCCATCCTCATCGAGCTGACGCGCCGCTCCGCCTTCACCGTCGCCACCACGCACCTGGGGCAGCTCAAGCTCCTGGCGACCGAGGAGCGCGGAGTGGTGAACGCGTCGCTCCAGTTCGACGCCGAGCGCCTGCAGCCCACGTATCGCCTGGTGAAGGGGATCCCCGGCCGCTCGTACGGCCTGGCGATCGCGCGGCGGCTGGGGATGGCGGAGTCGGTGCTGGAGCACGCGGAGTCCGCGCTGCCGCAGGGCGAGCGCGACGTGGCCCGCCTGCTCCTGGATCTGGAGGCGAAGGAGCTGCGCCTCTCGGAAGCCACCGTCGCGCTGGAGCGCCAGCTGGCGGAGACGCGCGCGCTGCAGCAGGCGCTTGAGGAGCGGGAGCGCTCGCTGAAGGAGAAGGAGCGCGATGCGGAGCGGCGGGCGCGGCAGCAGGCGCGCGACCTCCTCCTCCGCTCGCGTGCCGAGGTGGAGGCCGCCATCCAGGAGGTGCGAGGCGTGGCCGACGCGGCGCAGCTGGAGGAGGCCGCCCGCGCCGCCCGCCGCCGCGTGGAGGAGGCCGCGACCCGCCAGCGCGAGCGCGTGCCGCAGGAGCGCAACAAGGCGGGGGCGCACCCCGACCGCCCGGCCGGCGCGGTGGCGCTGGAGGCGGGCGTTCGCGTGCGGATCGAGTCGCTGGGGCGCACCGGCACGGTGGTGGAGGTGCGCGACGGAAAGGCGCTGGTGGAAGCGGGCTCCATCCGCCTCCTCCTGCCGCGCGAGGACCTGTCCCCGCTCCCCGCCGGCGACCAGCAGCGCGAGCGCAGCAAGCCGACCGCCGGCTACTACTCGCACACCAGCGAGGCGCATCCGGAGGTGGACCTGCGCGGGATGCGCGTGGACGAGGTGGAGACGGTGCTCGGCCGCGCGGTGGACGACGCGATCCTGGCGGGCCTCCCGTCGTTCCGCATCATCCACGGCAAGGGCACCGGCGCGTTGCGAGCCCACGTCCGCGACCTGATCAAGAACGACCGCCGCATCCTGACCTCGCGAACCGGTGAGCTGTTCGAGGGCGGGACGGGGGTGACGGTGGTGGAATTTGGTTGA
- a CDS encoding NAD(+)/NADH kinase — protein MRPPDGAGPWRVGVVGHARYDELEAALARLLAFVRERGLELFLEDDLLEAAPGSAVLTPGLVPTLDVLLTLGGDGTLLRGARLVARDSVPVLGINLGHLGFLTTAPPSELEVALDCWLRGDFELDRRMALDIRSVGPDGVARGEYLALNDAVLHKGGSARVIRLQVTALREEVGSYSADGIILATPTGSTAYSLSAGGPIVHPDVDCIIATPISPHTLSVRPLVLPAEETLTVEVLSPTEELILTIDGQESERLIPGARVVVRRADERVSLVRLPERSFFSTLRRKLRWGDLEERSR, from the coding sequence TTGAGACCGCCTGACGGCGCGGGGCCGTGGCGCGTGGGCGTCGTCGGCCATGCGCGGTACGACGAGCTCGAAGCGGCGCTGGCCCGCCTCCTGGCTTTCGTCCGGGAACGCGGGCTGGAGCTGTTCCTGGAGGACGACCTCCTGGAGGCTGCCCCCGGTTCGGCGGTCCTGACGCCCGGCCTGGTGCCCACGCTCGACGTGCTCCTCACGCTGGGGGGCGACGGGACGCTGCTGAGGGGCGCACGGCTGGTGGCGCGCGACTCCGTCCCGGTGCTGGGGATCAACCTGGGACACCTGGGCTTCCTCACCACCGCGCCGCCCTCCGAGCTGGAGGTGGCGCTGGACTGCTGGCTGCGCGGCGACTTCGAGCTGGACCGGCGCATGGCGCTGGACATCCGCTCGGTGGGGCCGGACGGCGTGGCGCGCGGGGAGTACCTGGCGCTGAACGACGCGGTGCTGCACAAGGGCGGCTCGGCGCGCGTGATCCGGCTGCAGGTGACGGCGCTGCGCGAGGAGGTGGGGAGCTACAGCGCCGACGGCATCATCCTGGCGACGCCCACCGGCTCAACGGCGTACTCCCTCTCGGCGGGCGGCCCCATCGTCCACCCCGACGTGGACTGCATCATCGCCACCCCGATATCTCCCCACACGCTGAGCGTGCGCCCCCTCGTCCTCCCCGCCGAGGAGACGCTGACGGTGGAGGTGCTCTCGCCCACCGAGGAGCTGATCCTGACGATCGACGGTCAGGAGAGCGAGCGGCTGATCCCCGGCGCACGCGTCGTGGTGCGACGCGCAGACGAGCGCGTGTCCCTCGTCCGCCTCCCCGAGCGCAGCTTCTTCTCCACCCTGCGCCGCAAGCTGCGCTGGGGCGACCTTGAAGAGCGCAGCCGATGA
- the dxs gene encoding 1-deoxy-D-xylulose-5-phosphate synthase, producing the protein MRPFRPTLESGRSPVALLDRVKLPADVRALPAEELPALCQEVRDRVIDVVAAHKGAHFGSNLGAVELAVALHRAFDTPRDQLIWDVGHQAYPHKILTGRNEGMPGIRKRHGLSGFLRRDESEYDVFGAGHAATSISAAVGIAAARDLRGDDYEAIAVIGDGSMTCGLAYEALNNAGDTDRDLIVVLNDNQMSISPNVGALHKYLGVHKRLTEVRTSPLYNRIRDEVKRLVHAAPRIGTIGEMVEHFAVRADGAFKGMFVPGMLFEELGFRYVGPVDGHDVASLVDIFEQVRKMKGPRLVHVLTTKGKGFAPAEADQVKWHAQGGFDRTTGAPLKVSAAGLPRWQNVFGQALTELAAEDKDVVAITAAMAGGTSTDIFQKAHPERFFDVGIAEGHAVTFAAGLATQGIKPVVAIYSTFLQRAYDSIVHDVALQELPVCFVMDRAGIAGDDGQTHHGGLDIAYLLAVPGMTIAAPHNADELIGLMKLALEGKHGPFAIRIPRDNVPALPRPIAEIEPVVHGSWETLRTGKDVAILAVGTMVAPAMAAAEMLQREGVSATVVNARFVKPLDEGTLERLFPAHPHLLTVEEGTVVNGFGTYAAAHVAERWPGVRCASMGLPDRFVEHGERAELLGELGLTPEGIAARARTLVGKPLRKLLETA; encoded by the coding sequence ATGCGGCCGTTCCGGCCGACCCTTGAGAGTGGAAGGAGCCCCGTGGCACTTCTCGACAGAGTGAAATTACCCGCGGACGTCCGCGCGCTGCCAGCCGAGGAGCTTCCCGCCCTCTGCCAGGAAGTGCGCGACCGCGTGATCGACGTGGTGGCGGCCCACAAGGGCGCGCACTTCGGCTCCAACCTGGGTGCGGTGGAGCTCGCCGTGGCGCTGCACCGCGCCTTCGACACGCCGCGCGACCAGCTCATCTGGGACGTGGGGCACCAGGCGTACCCGCACAAGATCCTCACAGGGCGCAACGAGGGGATGCCCGGGATCCGCAAGCGCCACGGGCTCTCCGGCTTCCTGCGCCGCGACGAGAGCGAGTACGACGTCTTCGGCGCCGGGCACGCCGCCACCTCGATCTCCGCCGCCGTGGGGATCGCCGCCGCGCGCGACCTGCGCGGCGACGACTACGAGGCGATCGCGGTGATCGGCGACGGCTCCATGACGTGCGGGCTGGCGTACGAGGCGCTCAACAACGCCGGCGATACCGACCGCGACCTGATCGTGGTCCTCAACGACAACCAGATGTCGATCTCCCCCAACGTGGGGGCGCTGCACAAGTACCTGGGGGTGCACAAGCGGCTGACCGAGGTGCGGACGTCGCCGCTGTACAACCGCATCCGCGACGAGGTGAAGCGGCTGGTGCACGCCGCGCCGCGCATCGGCACCATCGGCGAGATGGTGGAGCACTTCGCGGTGCGCGCGGACGGCGCGTTCAAGGGGATGTTCGTCCCGGGGATGCTCTTCGAGGAGCTGGGCTTCCGCTACGTGGGTCCGGTAGATGGGCACGACGTCGCCTCGCTGGTCGACATCTTCGAGCAGGTGCGCAAGATGAAGGGGCCGCGGCTGGTGCACGTGCTCACCACCAAGGGGAAGGGGTTCGCGCCGGCCGAGGCGGACCAGGTGAAGTGGCACGCGCAGGGCGGCTTCGACCGCACCACCGGCGCGCCGCTCAAGGTCTCCGCCGCCGGGCTCCCGCGCTGGCAGAACGTCTTCGGGCAGGCGCTGACGGAGCTGGCCGCCGAGGACAAGGACGTGGTGGCGATCACCGCCGCGATGGCCGGCGGCACGAGCACCGACATCTTCCAGAAGGCGCACCCGGAGCGTTTCTTCGACGTGGGGATCGCCGAGGGGCACGCCGTGACCTTTGCCGCCGGCCTGGCGACGCAGGGAATCAAGCCGGTGGTGGCGATCTACTCCACCTTCCTCCAGCGCGCGTACGACTCCATCGTGCACGACGTGGCGCTGCAGGAGCTGCCGGTGTGCTTCGTGATGGACCGCGCCGGCATCGCGGGCGACGACGGGCAGACGCATCACGGCGGGCTCGACATCGCCTACCTGCTGGCGGTGCCGGGGATGACGATCGCGGCGCCGCACAACGCGGACGAGCTGATCGGGCTGATGAAGCTGGCGCTGGAGGGGAAGCACGGCCCCTTTGCCATCCGCATTCCGCGCGACAACGTCCCCGCGCTGCCGAGGCCGATCGCCGAGATCGAGCCGGTGGTGCACGGGAGCTGGGAGACGCTGCGCACCGGCAAGGACGTCGCGATCCTGGCGGTGGGAACGATGGTTGCCCCCGCGATGGCCGCCGCGGAGATGCTGCAGCGCGAAGGCGTCTCGGCCACGGTGGTCAACGCCCGCTTCGTGAAGCCGCTCGACGAGGGGACGCTGGAGCGCCTCTTCCCCGCGCACCCGCACCTGCTGACGGTGGAGGAGGGGACGGTGGTGAACGGCTTCGGCACGTACGCGGCGGCGCACGTGGCGGAGCGCTGGCCGGGGGTGCGCTGCGCCTCGATGGGGCTTCCGGACCGCTTCGTGGAGCACGGCGAGCGCGCCGAGCTGCTGGGCGAGCTGGGGCTCACGCCAGAGGGGATCGCGGCGCGGGCGCGCACGCTGGTGGGCAAGCCGCTGCGGAAGCTGCTTGAGACCGCCTGA
- a CDS encoding PIN domain-containing protein, giving the protein MLIDTNLLLMYFVGAHDPREIGKFKRTMQFTSGDHDLLVAFIEHFRQIVTTPHILTEVSNLAGQLAGRTRSGVFAALSAGLGLFGEEHTPASELAEDPAFPRFGITDTAVLREAKGRYLVLTDDFRLSQYLRSEGVDVFNFHHLRLYDLLG; this is encoded by the coding sequence GTGCTCATCGACACCAACCTGCTCCTGATGTACTTCGTGGGCGCGCACGATCCGCGTGAGATCGGAAAGTTCAAGCGAACAATGCAGTTCACGTCCGGGGATCACGATCTCCTCGTGGCGTTTATAGAGCACTTCAGACAGATCGTCACCACACCGCACATCCTGACCGAGGTCAGCAACCTCGCGGGGCAGCTGGCGGGTCGTACCCGGTCGGGTGTATTCGCGGCGCTTAGCGCGGGGCTTGGACTTTTCGGCGAAGAACACACACCCGCGTCGGAACTCGCAGAGGACCCCGCATTCCCGCGTTTCGGGATCACCGATACGGCCGTGCTGCGCGAGGCGAAGGGCCGTTATCTCGTCCTGACGGACGATTTCCGTCTCTCGCAGTACCTCCGATCGGAAGGTGTGGACGTGTTCAACTTCCACCACCTTCGGTTGTACGACCTGCTCGGCTAG